The following are encoded together in the Campylobacter devanensis genome:
- the rsmI gene encoding 16S rRNA (cytidine(1402)-2'-O)-methyltransferase — protein MLYFLPTPIGNLDDISKRCLDILNLCDIIICEDSRVTKSLINLLNTKYNLNINPSEFYSLHTHNESEFFTKFEAKKLIENTVVYVSDAGMPCISDPGVALVEFAQQNGINYEVLSGANAALLAVAASGIVQKEFTFLGFLPNTGRGRELAIQNALNLTYPVVIYESPKRVLQLVEAIAKLEPKREIFAIKEATKKFEAKFKNSAKNLVAMLKSANLKGEWCIVIDGSKNNTQNTISVADINELDIPPKQKAKLLAKLTGKSVKEIYAQLNG, from the coding sequence TTGCTCTACTTTCTTCCTACGCCAATTGGCAATTTAGATGATATCTCAAAGAGATGCCTGGACATCTTGAACCTTTGTGATATCATAATCTGTGAAGATAGTAGAGTAACTAAATCCCTTATAAATCTTCTAAACACAAAATATAATCTAAATATAAATCCATCTGAATTTTACTCTCTTCATACTCATAACGAGAGTGAATTTTTTACTAAATTTGAAGCTAAAAAATTAATAGAAAATACTGTAGTATATGTAAGCGATGCTGGAATGCCATGCATTAGCGACCCAGGAGTTGCATTAGTAGAATTTGCTCAGCAAAATGGTATAAATTACGAGGTATTAAGTGGAGCAAATGCAGCACTTTTAGCCGTGGCAGCAAGTGGAATTGTGCAAAAAGAGTTTACATTTTTAGGGTTTTTGCCAAATACTGGAAGAGGTAGAGAACTAGCTATACAAAATGCACTAAATTTGACTTATCCAGTAGTGATATATGAATCGCCAAAGAGAGTCTTGCAGCTAGTTGAAGCTATTGCAAAGCTAGAGCCTAAACGGGAGATTTTTGCTATTAAAGAGGCTACTAAGAAATTTGAAGCTAAATTTAAAAATAGTGCTAAAAATCTAGTTGCTATGCTTAAGAGTGCAAATTTAAAAGGTGAATGGTGTATAGTAATTGATGGTTCAAAAAATAACACCCAAAATACTATAAGCGTAGCTGATATAAATGAATTAGACATTCCTCCAAAGCAAAAAGCTAAACTCCTAGCCAAGCTTACTGGTAAAAGCGTAAAAGAGATATATGCCCAGTTAAATGGGTAA
- the rlmB gene encoding 23S rRNA (guanosine(2251)-2'-O)-methyltransferase RlmB has protein sequence MIIYGKQLFLHLLKHHKDKLEEIYLAKEVQKDIFSQIAKVGLKIQKVDNQKAQALARGGNHQGFLAKVKDYEFANLNEIKKSDYLVILYGLSDVGNIGAIVRTAYALGAGGIVIVGKNESLAMQGVVRASSGAAYELPIALCTDGLSFINELKQVGFKIYAANAGGKNTKEFEFEPKTALIMGSEGEGIPNKVLQKCDESLGINMRKDWDSLNVSVAFGILFDRIING, from the coding sequence ATGATTATCTATGGAAAACAGCTATTTTTACATTTGTTAAAACATCATAAAGACAAGCTCGAAGAGATATATCTAGCAAAAGAGGTTCAAAAAGATATATTTAGCCAAATAGCAAAAGTCGGCTTGAAAATTCAAAAAGTTGATAATCAAAAAGCCCAAGCGCTTGCCCGTGGAGGCAATCATCAAGGCTTTTTAGCAAAGGTAAAAGATTACGAGTTTGCTAATTTAAATGAGATTAAAAAGTCTGATTATTTAGTGATTTTATATGGTCTTAGTGATGTAGGAAATATTGGCGCTATAGTAAGGACTGCTTATGCATTGGGTGCTGGCGGTATAGTTATAGTAGGTAAAAATGAGAGCCTAGCAATGCAAGGAGTAGTGCGTGCTAGTAGCGGTGCAGCGTATGAACTACCAATTGCTTTATGCACTGATGGGTTAAGCTTTATAAATGAGCTTAAGCAAGTTGGATTTAAAATTTATGCAGCAAATGCCGGAGGCAAGAATACTAAAGAATTTGAATTTGAGCCTAAAACTGCTTTAATTATGGGTAGTGAAGGCGAGGGAATACCAAATAAGGTATTGCAAAAATGCGATGAGAGTCTAGGCATAAATATGCGCAAGGACTGGGATAGCTTAAATGTCAGTGTGGCGTTTGGAATATTATTTGATAGGATTATAAATGGCTAA
- a CDS encoding LL-diaminopimelate aminotransferase, translating to MFDEIRFNTIERLPNYAFAEVNAIKMAARRDGADIIDFSMGNPDGRTPQHIIDKLCESAMKDKTHGYSVSQGIYKLRVAICNWYKRKYGVILDPETEAVATMGSKEGFVHLVQAITNPGDVAIVPDPAYPIHTQAFIIAGGNVTKMPLIYNANFEVDENKFFENLEHAIEESIPKPKYVVVNFPHNPTTVTCQKSFYERLVDMAKRERFYIISDIAYAELTFDGYKTPSIFEVDGAKDVAVECYTLSKSYNMAGWRVGFICGNKKLVAALKKIKSWFDYGMFTPIQVAATVALDGDQDCVEQIRQTYEKRRDTLIEAFSAAGWEIAKPRASMFAWAKLPPQVGNIGSKEFAKQLLTKACVAVSPGAGFGVAGDEYVRIAFIENENRIRQAARNIKKYLKEVQ from the coding sequence ATGTTTGATGAAATTAGATTTAACACTATTGAGAGGTTGCCAAACTACGCATTTGCCGAGGTCAATGCGATTAAGATGGCAGCACGTAGAGATGGGGCTGATATTATAGATTTTTCGATGGGAAATCCAGATGGTAGAACACCACAGCATATTATAGATAAATTATGCGAGAGCGCTATGAAGGATAAAACTCATGGTTATAGTGTTAGTCAAGGTATTTATAAACTTCGTGTTGCGATATGTAACTGGTATAAAAGAAAATATGGCGTAATACTAGATCCAGAAACCGAAGCAGTCGCAACTATGGGTAGCAAAGAGGGATTTGTCCATCTAGTACAAGCCATCACAAATCCTGGTGATGTAGCTATTGTACCAGATCCAGCCTATCCTATTCATACTCAAGCTTTTATTATAGCAGGTGGAAATGTTACTAAAATGCCACTTATTTATAATGCAAATTTTGAAGTAGATGAGAATAAATTTTTTGAAAATTTAGAACATGCTATAGAAGAAAGTATTCCAAAGCCAAAATATGTTGTAGTAAATTTTCCTCATAACCCAACTACTGTAACCTGCCAAAAGAGTTTTTATGAGCGTTTAGTAGATATGGCTAAGCGTGAGAGATTTTATATCATTAGTGATATTGCTTATGCTGAGCTTACATTTGATGGATATAAGACCCCAAGTATATTTGAAGTAGATGGTGCAAAAGATGTAGCTGTAGAGTGTTATACCTTATCCAAATCATACAATATGGCCGGTTGGCGTGTAGGATTTATATGTGGTAATAAAAAATTAGTAGCCGCACTCAAAAAGATAAAATCGTGGTTTGACTATGGTATGTTTACCCCAATCCAAGTAGCGGCCACCGTAGCACTAGATGGAGATCAAGACTGCGTTGAGCAGATTAGACAGACTTATGAAAAACGCAGGGATACACTCATAGAAGCTTTTAGCGCAGCTGGTTGGGAGATAGCAAAACCTAGAGCTAGTATGTTTGCTTGGGCAAAATTACCACCGCAAGTAGGAAATATAGGAAGTAAAGAATTTGCTAAGCAGCTATTGACCAAAGCTTGCGTAGCTGTTAGCCCTGGTGCTGGATTTGGTGTGGCTGGTGATGAGTATGTCAGGATTGCATTTATAGAGAATGAAAATCGTATTCGCCAAGCTGCTAGAAATATCAAAAAATATTTAAAAGAAGTCCAATGA
- a CDS encoding homoserine dehydrogenase: MRVAILGVGTVGTEVANVLIKNSDLIVSRAGVSITPVVGVVRNLSKHKDSIIPLTDDIDSVINRDDIDVFIELMGGIDKPYEIISKILERKKAVVTANKALLAYYRNELEALAGDTAFGYEASVAGGIPIIKALREGLSANHIQKIMGIMNGTSNYILTNMMNSGVQFDEALKKAQELGYAEADPTFDIGGFDTAHKLLILASIAYCVHAKPEDILIEGISQISSEDIYFANEFEYAIKLLAIAKRGEGTLELRVHPAFISKDKMLANVNGVMNAVSVVGDAVGESLFYGAGAGGSATASAVISDLIDIAREIRNPMLGYKAPLESAPLKLLKPNQIRTKYYLRLKVADEVGVLAKITNLMSQNNLSIDSFLQKAKSKDEGCATLFFTTHTCLEADMLRVINSLENENFIKAKPFMIRIES, translated from the coding sequence ATGAGAGTAGCGATATTAGGTGTTGGGACAGTAGGAACTGAGGTTGCTAATGTGCTCATTAAAAATAGCGATCTAATCGTCTCAAGAGCTGGAGTTAGTATAACTCCAGTAGTGGGTGTAGTAAGGAATTTATCAAAACATAAAGACTCAATAATTCCACTAACTGATGATATAGATAGTGTTATAAATAGAGATGATATTGACGTATTTATCGAACTAATGGGCGGAATTGATAAGCCCTATGAGATTATAAGTAAGATTTTAGAGCGCAAAAAGGCTGTAGTAACAGCAAATAAAGCGCTATTGGCTTATTACAGAAATGAGCTTGAAGCACTTGCTGGAGATACGGCATTTGGATATGAAGCTAGTGTAGCTGGTGGGATACCAATTATAAAAGCTTTAAGAGAGGGCTTAAGCGCAAACCATATTCAAAAAATAATGGGTATAATGAACGGAACGAGCAATTATATTCTAACAAATATGATGAATAGTGGAGTGCAATTTGACGAGGCGCTTAAAAAGGCTCAAGAGCTAGGATACGCCGAGGCTGATCCGACCTTTGATATAGGTGGATTTGATACGGCACATAAATTACTTATATTAGCTAGTATTGCCTATTGTGTGCATGCTAAGCCTGAAGATATTTTGATTGAAGGTATTAGTCAAATTAGTAGTGAGGATATATATTTTGCTAATGAATTTGAATATGCTATCAAGCTTTTAGCTATTGCTAAGCGTGGAGAAGGTACTTTAGAGCTTAGAGTTCATCCAGCATTTATTAGCAAAGATAAGATGCTAGCAAATGTAAATGGGGTAATGAATGCTGTAAGTGTCGTAGGTGATGCAGTTGGAGAGAGCTTATTTTATGGTGCTGGTGCTGGTGGGTCTGCTACAGCAAGTGCAGTTATAAGTGATTTAATAGATATTGCTAGAGAGATTAGAAATCCTATGCTAGGATATAAAGCTCCACTAGAGTCTGCACCATTAAAACTTCTAAAGCCTAACCAGATTAGAACCAAATATTATTTAAGATTAAAGGTAGCTGATGAGGTTGGGGTTTTGGCTAAGATTACAAATTTAATGAGTCAAAATAATCTCTCAATTGATAGTTTCTTACAAAAAGCAAAAAGCAAAGATGAAGGATGTGCTACCTTATTTTTTACTACTCATACTTGTTTAGAAGCTGATATGCTAAGAGTAATTAATAGCTTAGAAAATGAGAACTTTATCAAGGCTAAGCCATTTATGATTAGGATTGAGAGTTAA
- a CDS encoding YraN family protein: MGLAEYLFGHEAEKSAAKFLSKNGYKILNLNYKTKFGEIDIIAKRDSTLHFIEVKASTKDYQTIYRVTKSKLEKIIKAIDFYMLNSNLNLPYQIDIVCINNQNIELIENITY; encoded by the coding sequence TTGGGTTTAGCTGAATATCTTTTTGGTCATGAAGCTGAGAAAAGTGCTGCTAAATTTTTATCAAAAAATGGCTATAAGATACTCAATTTAAACTATAAAACTAAATTTGGAGAGATTGATATCATTGCTAAGCGTGATTCAACTCTTCATTTTATTGAGGTTAAAGCCTCAACTAAAGATTATCAAACTATCTATAGAGTAACAAAATCTAAATTGGAAAAAATTATAAAAGCTATAGATTTTTATATGCTAAACTCAAATTTAAATTTACCATATCAAATCGATATAGTCTGTATAAATAATCAAAATATAGAATTGATAGAAAATATTACATATTGA
- the trxA gene encoding thioredoxin has product MGKYIELTAENFNIAKEGVALVDFWAPWCGPCRMLAPVIDELAEEFDGKAKICKVNTDEVQDLAVEYGVRSIPTLLFFKDGEIKETLIGAQSKAAIADKINSLL; this is encoded by the coding sequence ATGGGTAAATATATTGAATTAACTGCTGAAAATTTCAATATCGCTAAAGAGGGCGTTGCTCTAGTAGATTTTTGGGCTCCATGGTGCGGACCATGTAGAATGCTAGCTCCAGTTATTGATGAGTTGGCTGAAGAGTTCGATGGTAAAGCAAAAATCTGTAAAGTAAATACAGATGAGGTTCAAGATTTAGCTGTAGAATACGGCGTACGCTCTATTCCAACTTTACTATTCTTTAAAGATGGAGAGATTAAAGAGACATTAATTGGCGCTCAATCTAAAGCTGCAATTGCAGATAAAATCAATTCACTTTTATAA
- the trxB gene encoding thioredoxin-disulfide reductase: MLDVAIIGGGPAGLSAGLYATRGGLKNVVMFEKGMPGGQITSSSEMENYPGVATVMDGMSFMSPWLEQCTRFGLKHEMAAVEKVSKNSDGSFTITLEGGKTEQAKAVIVCTGSTPKRAGFKGEDEFFGKGVSTCATCDGFFYKNKEVAVLGGGDTAIEEAEYLTRICSKVYLIHRRDTFRAAPSSVEKVKKNEKIELILNATIDEVYGDSTAGVKGVKVKLADGSIRDLVVPGIFTFVGLNVRNEVLKDGDKFICDILPSGQVKVDLKMQTSTPGLFAAGDLRQDAPKQVVSAAADGAVAALSAMSYIESLH; encoded by the coding sequence ATGTTAGATGTAGCTATAATTGGTGGTGGTCCAGCTGGTCTTAGTGCGGGGCTTTATGCTACTCGTGGTGGATTAAAAAATGTTGTAATGTTTGAAAAGGGTATGCCTGGTGGTCAAATCACTAGTAGCTCTGAAATGGAGAATTATCCTGGTGTCGCTACTGTTATGGATGGTATGAGTTTTATGAGTCCGTGGCTTGAGCAATGCACTAGATTTGGTCTAAAACACGAAATGGCGGCCGTAGAAAAAGTATCTAAAAATAGCGATGGCAGCTTTACTATCACTTTAGAAGGTGGCAAAACTGAACAAGCAAAAGCCGTAATTGTATGTACAGGCTCAACCCCAAAAAGAGCTGGCTTTAAAGGTGAGGATGAATTCTTTGGTAAAGGCGTTAGCACTTGTGCTACTTGCGATGGATTTTTCTATAAAAATAAAGAAGTAGCTGTTTTAGGTGGTGGTGATACGGCTATCGAAGAGGCTGAGTATTTAACTAGAATTTGCTCAAAAGTATATCTAATTCACCGCCGTGATACATTTAGAGCTGCTCCAAGCTCAGTTGAAAAAGTTAAGAAAAATGAGAAAATTGAGCTAATTTTAAATGCTACTATAGATGAAGTCTATGGTGATAGCACTGCTGGTGTAAAAGGGGTGAAAGTCAAACTAGCAGATGGAAGCATAAGAGATTTAGTAGTGCCTGGCATATTTACATTTGTGGGTCTAAATGTAAGAAACGAAGTATTAAAAGATGGAGATAAATTCATTTGCGATATATTGCCATCAGGTCAAGTAAAAGTTGATTTAAAAATGCAAACTTCAACTCCAGGTTTATTTGCCGCAGGAGATTTAAGACAAGATGCGCCTAAGCAAGTAGTCAGTGCCGCCGCAGATGGTGCTGTAGCCGCACTTAGCGCTATGAGTTACATTGAGAGCTTACATTAA
- the dapB gene encoding 4-hydroxy-tetrahydrodipicolinate reductase — MIRIGLHGASGKMGSEIIANLKGLNNAKLSVAYTIEPMSVDDGVIVTDKYDVLFDNSDVVIDFSIAKASINLINYARTNPKPLVIGTTGLGDEGGELIKLASAMMPILQATNMSLGVAVLNRLTEIASRVLSEFDIEIVEMHHRNKIDAPSGTALTLGEHAAKGRNLSLANVRVSGRDGMIGARSKDEIAVMALRGGDIVGRHTVGFYNDGEYIELNHTATSRATFAKGAIKAGIWLANKEPKLYTIYDALGI, encoded by the coding sequence ATGATTCGTATAGGTTTGCATGGGGCAAGTGGCAAGATGGGAAGCGAGATAATCGCAAATTTAAAAGGGCTTAATAATGCGAAATTATCAGTAGCATACACTATAGAGCCTATGAGCGTGGATGATGGTGTGATAGTAACTGATAAGTATGATGTTTTGTTTGATAATAGCGATGTGGTTATTGATTTTAGTATCGCAAAGGCATCTATAAATTTGATTAATTACGCTAGGACAAATCCAAAACCACTGGTTATAGGCACAACTGGGCTAGGCGATGAAGGGGGCGAGCTAATCAAACTAGCAAGTGCTATGATGCCAATACTTCAAGCTACAAATATGAGTCTGGGTGTAGCGGTGCTAAATCGCTTAACTGAGATAGCTAGTAGGGTGCTAAGTGAATTTGATATTGAGATTGTTGAGATGCATCATCGCAATAAGATAGACGCTCCAAGTGGTACAGCATTGACACTTGGCGAACATGCTGCAAAAGGTAGAAATTTAAGTTTAGCAAATGTTAGAGTAAGCGGACGAGATGGAATGATAGGAGCTAGAAGCAAAGATGAGATTGCTGTAATGGCTTTGCGTGGTGGCGATATCGTTGGACGCCATACAGTAGGATTTTATAACGATGGTGAGTATATAGAGCTTAATCACACAGCTACAAGTAGGGCTACATTTGCTAAAGGTGCGATAAAGGCTGGAATTTGGCTAGCTAATAAAGAGCCAAAATTATATACAATCTATGACGCTTTAGGAATATAA
- the purF gene encoding amidophosphoribosyltransferase codes for MCAIVGVINSKDAAKTAYYGLFSMQHRGQEASGISSSYNHQIKTIKNRGLVTEVFNSASFEILQGQMAIGHNRYSTAGSDSVLDAQPVSAKYSLGEISIVHNGNLINKYEVRERLIEDGAIFQSNMDTENILHLIAKSKKENLQDRIIEALGQIVGAYCLLILSRSKMFVVRDPYGVRPLSIGRLKDGGYIVASESCAFDLVGATFVRDVAPGEMIVFEEGKSAFKSIELFEAKDPRLCAFEYIYFARPDSMIDGKNVYQIRKKLGEILADKSSCKADFVVPVPDSGVPAALGYAARSKIPFEMAIVRNHYVGRTFIEPTQEMRNLKVKLKLNPMSSVLKGKSIVVIDDSIVRGTTSKKIVELLRNAGAKEIHMKIAAPEIKHPCRYGIDTPSYEELISARMDAREVCKFIGADSLEFLSIDELTQGLGNERKYSLVSFDGDYFIS; via the coding sequence ATGTGTGCAATAGTTGGAGTAATCAATTCAAAAGACGCAGCAAAAACAGCCTATTATGGGTTGTTTTCTATGCAACACAGAGGGCAAGAGGCAAGTGGGATTAGCTCTAGTTATAATCATCAGATTAAAACTATTAAAAATAGAGGCTTAGTAACTGAGGTTTTTAATAGCGCTAGCTTCGAGATATTACAAGGGCAGATGGCTATAGGGCATAATAGATATTCAACCGCTGGAAGTGATAGTGTGCTAGATGCTCAGCCGGTGAGTGCGAAATACTCTTTGGGTGAGATTAGTATCGTTCATAATGGAAATTTGATTAATAAATATGAAGTTAGGGAGCGATTAATCGAAGATGGTGCGATATTTCAATCCAATATGGATACGGAAAATATCTTGCACTTAATAGCAAAAAGCAAAAAAGAGAATTTGCAAGACCGTATTATAGAGGCTTTGGGGCAGATCGTTGGGGCGTATTGTTTGTTGATTTTGAGTCGCTCCAAGATGTTTGTGGTGCGTGATCCATACGGCGTTAGGCCTCTTAGTATAGGTAGATTAAAAGATGGTGGATATATCGTAGCTAGTGAGAGCTGTGCTTTTGATCTGGTGGGGGCTACATTTGTGCGTGATGTAGCACCTGGAGAGATGATAGTATTTGAAGAGGGCAAAAGCGCCTTTAAAAGCATAGAGTTATTTGAAGCTAAAGACCCTAGATTGTGTGCATTTGAATATATATACTTTGCTCGTCCTGATAGCATGATAGATGGTAAAAATGTATATCAAATTAGAAAAAAATTAGGAGAAATTCTGGCTGATAAATCTAGCTGTAAAGCTGATTTTGTAGTGCCTGTGCCAGATTCTGGTGTTCCTGCGGCTTTGGGGTATGCTGCTAGGAGTAAAATCCCATTTGAGATGGCGATTGTGAGAAATCACTATGTGGGTAGAACCTTTATAGAGCCAACCCAAGAGATGAGAAACCTTAAGGTTAAATTAAAATTAAATCCTATGAGTAGTGTCTTAAAAGGCAAAAGCATTGTAGTAATCGATGATAGCATAGTGCGAGGGACAACTAGCAAGAAAATAGTAGAGCTATTACGCAATGCTGGGGCTAAAGAGATACATATGAAAATTGCTGCTCCAGAGATTAAACATCCTTGTAGATATGGTATTGATACTCCAAGTTATGAAGAGCTAATCAGTGCTAGGATGGATGCTAGAGAGGTGTGTAAATTTATTGGTGCTGATAGTTTAGAGTTTTTAAGCATTGATGAATTAACTCAAGGATTAGGTAATGAGCGTAAGTACTCTCTTGTAAGCTTTGATGGAGATTATTTTATAAGCTAA
- a CDS encoding flagellin B, with the protein MSFRINTNIAAMNAHANSLINDRELTSSLGRLSSGLRIQTAADDASGLVIADSLKSQASSLGQAISNGNDAIGIVQTADKAMDEQIKILDTIKTKAIQAANDSQNSDSRKAIQNDISRLLDELDNIANTTSFNGQKLLNGNFSNKNFQISAYSNQTAKISVENTNSNAIGHTHYLSTTPMIFDNNNFDTANFTMQLNAVPSHLNGIKFDAISGQEILDNGLGVIADKINSYSSETGVKAKVKNEFISSVPILGSAFFPGSVSKLSINGVEIGTNLSVANRDPSNALIDTINAKSDITGVSAYNAGGRLSMSSSNGKPILIQVGTTNDADALGLAMQDSTGAKSTSALILGELYLQSNNGSPPSLDLKETTGNIKGAGIDGLNPKAADTNDIIGSQLREQLSLSLSDLVRNKLDEHVLRAMGQVELLNPILELPAGVNSYAGAQALIDVSLNALKKLDKLRADLGSVQNQLVATINNITVTQVNVKSAESQIRDVDFASESANFSKFNILAQSGSYAMSQANAVQQNILRLLQ; encoded by the coding sequence GTGAGCTTTAGAATAAATACTAACATCGCAGCGATGAATGCTCATGCCAACTCTTTGATCAATGATAGAGAACTTACTAGCTCACTTGGTCGCCTAAGCTCAGGTCTTAGAATTCAAACAGCAGCTGATGATGCATCAGGTCTTGTTATTGCTGATTCACTAAAAAGCCAAGCTAGCTCTTTAGGTCAAGCCATATCTAATGGTAATGATGCAATTGGTATTGTTCAAACTGCAGATAAAGCTATGGATGAACAGATTAAAATACTTGATACTATTAAAACCAAAGCTATCCAAGCAGCCAACGACAGCCAAAACAGCGACTCTAGAAAAGCAATCCAAAATGATATCTCAAGACTTCTTGATGAACTAGACAATATCGCCAATACCACAAGCTTCAATGGTCAAAAGCTATTAAATGGTAACTTCTCAAACAAAAACTTCCAAATAAGTGCTTATAGCAACCAAACGGCCAAAATCAGCGTAGAAAACACCAACTCAAACGCCATAGGCCACACCCATTATCTCTCTACTACGCCTATGATTTTTGATAATAATAATTTTGATACTGCGAATTTCACTATGCAATTAAACGCCGTCCCAAGCCATTTAAATGGCATTAAATTCGACGCTATCTCTGGTCAAGAGATACTAGATAATGGGCTAGGAGTCATAGCTGATAAGATAAACTCTTATAGCAGCGAGACGGGTGTTAAGGCTAAAGTGAAGAATGAATTTATTAGCTCTGTTCCGATACTTGGTAGTGCTTTTTTTCCCGGCAGTGTTTCGAAATTAAGCATAAATGGAGTAGAGATAGGGACAAATTTAAGCGTGGCAAATAGAGATCCTTCAAATGCTCTAATAGACACTATCAATGCCAAAAGCGATATAACTGGCGTTAGTGCTTATAATGCTGGAGGGCGTTTATCAATGAGCTCTAGTAACGGTAAGCCAATATTAATTCAAGTAGGCACGACAAATGATGCCGATGCATTGGGGCTAGCTATGCAAGATAGCACCGGTGCAAAAAGCACAAGTGCATTAATCTTAGGTGAACTCTATCTACAATCAAATAATGGCTCACCACCATCTTTGGATCTCAAAGAGACTACAGGCAATATAAAAGGTGCTGGGATTGATGGTTTAAATCCTAAGGCCGCTGATACAAATGATATAATAGGCTCTCAGCTAAGAGAACAATTATCACTTAGTCTAAGTGATTTGGTTAGAAACAAGCTAGATGAGCATGTATTAAGGGCGATGGGTCAAGTAGAGCTATTAAATCCAATTTTGGAGTTGCCAGCTGGAGTTAATAGCTATGCAGGGGCACAAGCTTTGATAGATGTATCATTAAATGCGCTTAAAAAGCTAGACAAACTAAGAGCTGATCTAGGTTCAGTCCAAAATCAATTAGTAGCTACGATAAACAACATCACAGTTACCCAAGTCAATGTCAAATCAGCCGAAAGTCAGATACGGGATGTGGATTTTGCTAGTGAGAGTGCGAATTTCTCTAAATTCAATATCCTAGCTCAAAGCGGTAGCTACGCCATGAGCCAGGCAAATGCTGTACAACAAAATATATTAAGACTATTACAGTAA
- a CDS encoding ATP-binding cassette domain-containing protein: MEYLANKSCDNLSGGELQMVVFARALVNNPSIIILDEPESNLDFKNQHIILETLQKLKAQNKAIIINTHYPQNAKKLAEKVLIMHKDKKHILGDNSLINKTQLSKSFNVSNSFFDYLGEIH, translated from the coding sequence ATTGAATATTTAGCCAATAAAAGTTGTGATAATCTAAGTGGCGGAGAGCTTCAAATGGTAGTTTTTGCTAGAGCTTTAGTAAATAATCCTAGTATAATAATTTTAGATGAACCAGAGTCAAATTTAGACTTTAAAAATCAACACATAATCCTAGAAACTCTCCAAAAATTAAAAGCTCAAAATAAAGCTATAATTATAAATACTCACTATCCTCAAAATGCCAAAAAATTAGCCGAGAAAGTATTAATAATGCACAAAGATAAAAAACATATTTTAGGAGATAATTCGTTAATCAACAAAACTCAGCTTAGCAAAAGCTTTAATGTATCAAATAGTTTTTTTGATTATCTAGGAGAGATTCATTGA
- a CDS encoding ATP-binding cassette domain-containing protein, whose protein sequence is MSMFRVEDGKFSRSGRVIFDNLNFSINKGEALAILGCNGVGKTTLIQCCIGLLKWQSGKSYINNRSICSFKNNELFSHIAYIPQAKNLNIGLKVIDMMLLGCNTSIKFIPKKRAQR, encoded by the coding sequence ATGAGTATGTTTAGAGTAGAAGATGGAAAATTTAGTAGATCAGGGCGTGTAATATTTGATAATTTAAACTTTAGCATCAACAAAGGAGAGGCATTAGCTATTTTAGGTTGCAATGGCGTAGGAAAAACTACACTTATTCAATGTTGCATTGGATTATTAAAATGGCAATCTGGCAAAAGCTACATAAATAACAGATCGATCTGTAGTTTTAAAAATAACGAGTTATTTTCACATATTGCCTATATTCCACAAGCTAAAAATTTAAATATCGGACTAAAAGTAATCGATATGATGCTTTTAGGATGCAATACAAGTATAAAATTTATCCCTAAAAAAAGAGCACAAAGATAG